One region of Solanum pennellii chromosome 6, SPENNV200 genomic DNA includes:
- the LOC107021068 gene encoding uncharacterized protein LOC107021068 — MVNQIVSKIGSWTRNKIVDPLYHILQRGAEPKLLAFSAALGITFGVFPICGVTVFLCGIAIALLGSYCHAPTMMLANFIATPIELSLMIPFLRLGESITGGPHFPLTADALKKVFSGEASKEVLFSIFRAMLGWLVAVPFIIAGLYLVFLPCFMILVRKFSTRPPSPKTLLQPLTEELGESSTSSSVLV; from the exons ATGGTTAATCAGATTGTATCAAAAATTGGTTCTTGGACTCGTAACAAGATTGTTGATCCTCTTTATCACATCCTCCAAAG GGGAGCAGAGCCAAAACTGTTGGCATTCTCTGCGGCTCTCGGAATCACCTTTGGGGTATTTCCAATTTGTG GTGTCACAGTATTCCTATGTGGTATCGCTATTGCATTGTTGGGATCCTATTGTCATGCTCCTACGATGATGTTGGCTAACTTCATTGCTACTCCTATTGAGTTGAG TCTGATGATTCCATTTCTACGCCTAGGTGAGTCTATCACTGGTGGACCTCATTTTCCTTTGACTGCTGATGCACTAAAAAAGGTCTTCTCTGGCGAGGCTTCGAAGGAAGTCTTGTTCAGCATTTTCCGTGCG ATGTTGGGCTGGCTTGTTGCTGTACCATTCATCATAGCAGGACTTTATCTAGTGTTTCTGCCATGTTTTATGATCTTGGTTCGTAAGTTCAGTACCCGTCCTCCAAGCCCGAAGACTCTTCTCCAACCCCTTACAGAA GAATTGGGGGAGTCTAGCACTAGCAGTTCTGTACTTGTATGA
- the LOC107023265 gene encoding 60S ribosomal protein L7a-2-like → MAPKKGVAVAAKKKPEKAKVVNPLFEKRPKQFGIGGALPPKKDVTRNVRWPRNVTLQRKKRILKMRLKVPPALNQFTKTLDKNLATNLFKMLLKYRPEDKAAKKERLVKRAQSEAEGKTPETKKPIIVKYGLKHITYLIEQNKAQLVVIAHDVDPIELVVWLPALCRKMEIPYCIVKGKARLGSIVHKKTASALCLTTVKNEDKMEFSRVLEAIKANFNDKYEENRKKWGGGIMGPKSQARTKAKERVLAKEAAQRLN, encoded by the exons ATG GCTCCAAAGAAGGGTGTTGCAGTAGCAGCAAAGAAGAAGCCGGAGAAGGCGAAGGTGGTGAATCCATTGTTCGAGAAGCGGCCAAAGCAGTTCGGTATCGGTGGAGCGCTACCGCCGAAGAAGGATGTAACAAGGAATGTAAGATGGCCTCGGAATGTTACCCTACAAAGGAAGAAGAGGATTCTCAAGATGCGATTGAAGGTTCCTCCAGCTCTAAACCAGTTCACCAAAACCCTTGATAAGAATCTCG CTACAAACCTTTTCAAGATGCTTCTTAAGTACAGGCCTGAGGACAAAGCTGCAAAGAAGGAGCGTCTTGTCAAAAGGGCTCAATCTGAAGCCGAAGGAAAAACTCCCGAGACAAAGAAACCTATTATTGTGAAGTATGGGCTGAAGCACATCACTTACCTTATTGAGCAG AACAAAGCTCAGTTAGTAGTGATTGCTCATGATGTGGACCCAATAGAGTTGGTTGTCTGGCTTCCTGCACTTTGCAGAAAGATGGAAATTCCATACTGCATTGTGAAGGGGAAAGCACGTTTAGGATCG ATCGTGCATAAGAAAACTGCTTCAGCCTTGTGTTTGACAACCGTGAAGAATGAAGACAAAATGGAGTTTAGCAGAGTTTTGGAGGCAATCAAG GCTAACTTCAATGACAAGTATGAAGAGAACAGGAAGAAGTGGGGTGGTGGTATCATGGGCCCCAAGTCGCAGGCCAGGACCAAGGCCAAGGAGAGAGTTCTAGCTAAGGAAGCTGCCCAGAGATTGAACTAA
- the LOC107023264 gene encoding 60S ribosomal protein L7a-2, with protein sequence MAPKKGVAVAAKKKPEKSKVVNPLFEKRPKQFGIGGALPPKKDVTRNVRWPRNVTLQRKKRILKMRLKVPPALNQFTKTLDKNLATTLFKMLLKYRPEDKAAKKERLVKRAQAEAEGKTPETKKPIIVKYGLKHITYLIEQNKAQLVVIAHDVDPIELVVWLPALCRKMEIPYCIVKGKARLGSIVHKKTASALCLTTVKNEDKMEFSRVLEAIKANFNDKYEENRKKWGGGIMGSKSQARTKAKERVLAKEAAQRLN encoded by the exons ATG GCTCCAAAGAAGGGTGTTGCAGTAGCAGCAAAGAAGAAGCCGGAGAAGTCTAAGGTGGTGAATCCACTATTCGAGAAGCGGCCAAAGCAGTTCGGTATCGGTGGAGCTCTGCCGCCAAAGAAGGATGTAACAAGGAACGTAAGATGGCCCCGGAATGTTACCCTTCAAAGGAAGAAGAGGATTCTCAAGATGCGATTGAAGGTTCCTCCAGCACTTAATCAGTTCACCAAAACTCTTGATAAGAATCTTG CtacaacccttttcaagatgcTTCTTAAGTACAGACCTGAGGACAAAGCTGCAAAGAAGGAGCGTCTTGTCAAAAGGGCTCAAGCTGAGGCCGAAGGAAAAACTCCCGAAACAAAGAAACCCATTATTGTGAAGTATGGGCTTAAGCACATCACTTACCTTATTGAGCAG AACAAAGCTCAGTTAGTAGTGATTGCTCATGATGTGGACCCAATAGAGTTGGTTGTCTGGCTTCCTGCACTATGCAGAAAGATGGAAATCCCTTACTGCATTGTGAAGGGGAAAGCACGTTTAGGATCG ATCGTGCATAAGAAAACTGCTTCAGCCTTGTGTTTGACAACCGTGAAGAATGAAGACAAAATGGAGTTCAGCAGAGTTTTGGAGGCAATTAAG GCTAACTTCAACGACAAGTACGAAGAGAACAGGAAGAAGTGGGGTGGCGGTATCATGGGCTCTAAGTCACAGGCCAGAACCAAGGCCAAAGAGAGAGTCCTTGCCAAGGAAGCTGCCCAGAGATTGAACTAA
- the LOC107022909 gene encoding protein TAP1-like: MAMKWLTLVLTLMVIFEGNLIMANLMEVKCIKRCMKDCKKVGIPSVSCLKFCPLHCVPPPPVLSSELRHCDARCILDRCLDYKNEDEKLEGCASKCKNNKDYC; this comes from the exons ATGGCAATGAAATGGCTGACCCTAGTGCTAACATTGATGGTCATATTTGAAGGGAATTTGATTATGGCTAATCTTATGGAGGTGAAATGTATAAAACGTTGCATGAAAGATTGCAAAAAAGTTGGCATTCCCTCTGTTTCCTGCCTCAAATTCTGTCCACTTCACTGCGTTCCACCACCACCTGTGCTTTCATCTGAACTCCGCCATTGCGATGCTCGATGCATTCTTGATCGTTGTCTTGACTACAAGAATG aaGATGAGAAATTGGAAGGTTGTGCATCCAAATGCAAGAACAATAAAGATTACTGCTAA
- the LOC107021469 gene encoding probable glycosyltransferase At3g07620, with protein MGIELQFQRLCCVHSVKKLLSIFGIVIAVVAVITQLVALPYENYISLLSNADGVGFEAETDLATDENRSNVEVDLVLGFQKLGNSSYVEKRLNANSTIGFYLNVSTYSSLGRMRNESGQILQLKLPAARPNGWENVIADTGNKSVSLSENEATSSNSNMLRAGINSKSRRPASISYMNSLVQQNSSISLVRSQWRSAREGELRYAKVQIENAPIISNIPEFHSSVFRNYSKFRRSYELMERVLKVYVYKEGQKPIFHQPYMRGIYASEGWFLKLIEKNKQFLVKDPKRAHLFYLPFSSLKLREALSKQNFTHQKDLENHLSNYIGRISRKYHFWNRSRGADHFFVACHDWALRLTRKNMETCVRVLCNSNIAGGFKIGKDVSLPVTYVRSAEDPLKDFGGNPPSARPVLAFFAGGIHGYLRPILLQHWSEKEPDMKIFGPMPRDPEGKAKYRELMKSSKYCICARGYEVHTPRVVESIHSECVPVIISDNYVPPFFEVFDWESFSVFVLEKDVTDLRNILLSIPEEKYMKMQRRLKIVQQYFLWHKSPVRYDLFHMILHSIWYNRVFQVKSK; from the exons ATGGGGATTGAACTTCAATTCCAAAGGTTATGCTGTGTTCATAGCGTCAAAAAATTGTTATCAATTTTTGGAATTGTTATAGCTGTTGTTGCGGTAATTACGCAATTAGTGGCCCTTCCATATGAGAATTACATATCTCTTCTATCAAATGCGGATGGAGTTGGGTTCGAAGCTGAAACTGATTTGGCCACTGATGAAAATAGGAGTAATGTGGAAGTTGATTTAGTGTTAGGGTTTCAGAAATTGGGCAACAGTAGTTATGTAGAAAAGAGATTGAATGCTAATTCAACTATAGGGTTTTATTTGAATGTAAGTACATATTCAAGTCTAGGGAGAATGAGGAATGAATCGGGTCAGATTTTGCAGCTTAAGCTACCTGCAGCTCGTCCAAATGGTTGGGAGAATGTGATTGCAGATACCGGTAATAAGTCGGTATCGTTATCGGAAAATGAGGCAACGAGTTCCAATTCTAATATGTTACGAGCTGGTATCAACAGTAAGAGTAGAAGACCAGCATCAATCTCCTACATGAACTCTTTAGTGCAGCAGAATTCTAGTATTAGTTTAGTG AGATCACAATGGCGTTCTGCACGTGAAGGGGAACTCCGATATGCAAAGGTTCAGATTGAAAATGCTCCGATAATAAGTAACATCCCTGAATTTCATTCATCTGTCTTTCGAAATTATTCCAAGTTTAGGAG GAGCTATGAGCTGATGGAACGTGTCCTTAAAGTTTATGTTTATAAAGAAGGGCAAAAACCAATATTCCATCAGCCGTATATGCGAGGTATTTACGCTTCTGAGGGGTGGTTCCTGAAACTGATCGAGAAAAACAAACAGTTTCTTGTGAAAGATCCTAAAAGGGCTCACTTATTCTATTTGCCTTTTAGTTCTCTGAAGCTACGAGAAGCtctatcaaaacaaaattttactCATCAGAAAGATTTGGAAAATCATCTGAGCAATTACATTGGAAGAATTTCTAGAAAATATCATTTCTGGAATAGAAGCAGAGGAGCTGATCATTTTTTTGTTGCTTGTCATGACTGG GCACTCCGACTCACGAGGAAGAACATGGAAACCTGTGTTAGAGTCCTCTGCAATTCAAATATAGCTGGAGGCTTCAAGATAGGGAAGGATGTCTCTCTGCCAGTAACCTATGTTCGTTCAGCTGAAGACCCGCTCAAAGATTTCGGAGGAAATCCTCCTTCAGCAAGACCTGTGCTTGCCTTTTTTGCTGGAGGTATTCATGGTTATCTCCGTCCTATATTATTGCAACATTGGAGTGAGAAAGAACCTGATATGAAGATTTTTGGGCCTATGCCTCGTGATCCTGAGGGTAAAGCAAAATATAGGGAACTTATGAAAAGCAGCAAATATTGCATCTGTGCAAGGGGTTATGAAGTCCATACCCCAAGAGTTGTGGAGTCCATACACTCTGAGTGTGTACCTGTGATCATATCAGATAATTATGTGCCTCCTTTCTTTGAAGTTTTCGACTGGGAATCATTTTCTGTCTTTGTTTTGGAGAAAGATGTTACAGACTTGAGAAACATTCTCCTTTCAATTCCTGAGGAGAAGTACATGAAGATGCAGCGTAGGCTGAAGATTGTTCAACAGTATTTCCTTTGGCACAAAAGTCCTGTAAGGTACGACTTGTTTCACATGATCCTTCACTCAATTTGGTATAACAGAGTATTTCAGGTAAAATCTAAATAA
- the LOC107021470 gene encoding trans-resveratrol di-O-methyltransferase-like yields MANNNNICAYELIEAEAQSWDYILSYLRPSCIKCAIQLGIPDILHKNAHPIMSLSDLIAALPNLNPSKTTFIPILMRVLVDFGLFNYHHQQGDGYSLTSVGRLLVENHLSGSNRSFFLFAQHPVVLNTAASVGDWLKDDLRTAFETAHGKSHWDYCGEDAEFNGVFNDAMAGDSRFISNLLISDCCAGVFEGLTSLVDIGGGTGAVAMAIAGAFPSLKCIVLDLPHVIADRKGSGNLEFVAGSMFDKIPNANAILLKWILHNWNDEDCVKLLKKCKESISSKENGGKVIIIDMIMEDNCNNKQLVQSQHLMDLIMRITCASKERTEKEWEKLFLEAGFNGYKIITSLGIRSLIEIYP; encoded by the exons ATGGccaataacaacaatatttgTGCTTATGAGCTAATAGAAGCTGAAGCTCAAAGTTGGGATTATATTTTGAGTTATTTGCGTCcttcatgtataaaatgtgcaATTCAATTGGGAATTCCAGATATCCTTCACAAAAATGCCCATCCAATCATGTCTCTTTCTGATCTTATTGCCGCTTTGCCAAATTTGAATCCTTCAAAAACTACCTTTATCCCCATTTTAATGCGAGTTTTAGTTGATTTCGGCCTTTTCAACTATCACCACCAACAAGGAGACGGCTATTCGCTCACTAGTGTTGGCCGTCTCCTCGTTGAAAATCACCTCTCTGGTAGTAACAGGTCATTTTTCCTTTTCGCCCAACATCCCGTTGTGCTAAACACAGCTGCTTCCGTCGGCGATTGGTTAAAGGACGATCTCCGAACCGCCTTTGAAACGGCGCATGGAAAATCCCATTGGGATTATTGCGGTGAAGATGCGGAGTTTAATGGTGTTTTCAATGATGCTATGGCTGGCGATTCGAGATTCATCTCTAATTTGTTGATTTCTGATTGCTGTGCCGGTGTATTTGAAGGCTTGACGTCATTGGTGGACATCGGAGGTGGCACCGGTGCCGTGGCGATGGCTATTGCCGGAGCTTTTCCGAGCTTGAAATGTATTGTGCTTGATCTCCCTCATGTTATTGCTGATCGAAAGGGATCTGGAAATTTGGAGTTTGTTGCTGGGAGTATGTTTGATAAAATTCCTAATGCCAACGCAATCTTACTCAAG TGGATTTTGCACAATTGGAATGATGAAGATTGTGTGAAGTTACTGAAGAAATGTAAAGAGTCAATTTCGAGTAAAGAAAATGGAGGGAAGGTGATAATCATTGACATGATAATGGAAGATAATTGTAACAATAAGCAACTTGTTCAATCACAACACTTGATGGACTTAATAATGAGGATTACTTGTGCTTCAAAAGAGAGAACTGAAAAAGAATGGGAAAAACTCTTTTTGGAGGCTGGTTTTAATGGGTATAAAATAATAACCTCTCTTGGAATAAGGTctttaattgaaatttatccttaa
- the LOC107021748 gene encoding myricetin O-methyltransferase-like, translating into MANKNNMYANELIEAEAQSWDYILTYLRPPCVRCAIQLGIPDILHKNADPIMSLSDLIAALPNLNPSKTTFIPILMRVLVDLGLFNYHHQQGDGYSLTSVGRLFVENDPSNKRSIFTFLTQFEIVDSMSDWLRNDLPTAFETAHGKSIWDYCAGESEYSGVFNDAMASDSKLISNLLISDCCSGVFEGLTSLVDVGGGTGTVAMAIAGAFPSLKCAVLDLPHAIGDRKGTQNLEFVAGNMFDKIPHANAILLKWILHDWNDEDCVKILKKCKESIPSKEKGGKLIIIDIVMEDNCSNNERLVQSQHLMDLLVRIIYASKERSNKEWEKLFLDAGFSGYKIITSLGLRSLMEVYP; encoded by the exons ATGGCCAATAAGAACAACATGTATGCTAATGAGCTAATAGAAGCTGAAGCTCAGTCTTGGGATTACATTTTGACCTATTTGCGTCCTCCATGTGTAAGATGCGCAATTCAATTAGGAATTCCTGATATCCTTCACAAAAATGCCGATCCAATTATGTCACTCTCTGACCTCATTGCTGCTTTGCCAAATTTAAATCCTTCAAAAACTACATTTATCCCCATTTTAATGCGAGTTTTAGTTGATTTGGGGCTTTTCAACTACCACCATCAACAAGGAGACGGCTATTCACTCACCAGCGTTGGCCGTCTCTTTGTGGAAAATGACCCCTCTAACAAGAGGTCAATTTTCACTTTCTTAACACAGTTCGAAATAGTTGATTCCATGAGCGATTGGTTACGAAACGATCTCCCCACTGCCTTTGAAACAGCACACGGGAAATCCATTTGGGATTATTGCGCTGGAGAGTCAGAATATAGTGGTGTTTTTAATGATGCAATGGCTAGTGATTCGAAATTGATCTCCAATTTGTTGATTTCTGATTGCTGTAGCGGTGTTTTTGAGGGATTAACTTCGTTGGTGGACGTTGGAGGTGGAACCGGCACCGTAGCAATGGCTATTGCCGGAGCTTTTCCGAGCTTGAAATGTGCTGTGCTTGATCTCCCTCATGCTATAGGTGATCGAAAGGGAACTCAAAATTTGGAGTTTGTTGCCGGGAATATGTTTGATAAAATTCCTCATGCTAACGCAATCTTACTCAAG tGGATTTTGCACGACTGGAATGATGAAGATTGTGTGAAGATACTGAAGAAATGCAAAGAATCGATTCCGAGTAAGGAAAAGGGAGGAAAATTGATCATCATAGACATAGTAATGGAGGACAATTGTAGCAATAATGAGCGGCTTGTTCAATCACAACATTTGATGGACTTATTAGTGAGGATTATTTATGCTTCCAAAGAGAGAAGTAACAAAGAATGGGAAAAACTCTTCCTAGATGCTGGTTTTAGTGGATACAAAATAATAACCTCTCTTGGTTTAAGGTCTCTAATGGAAGTTTATCCTTAA